The Roseovarius sp. EL26 genome has a window encoding:
- a CDS encoding response regulator transcription factor — protein MSKQVLVIEDEQNIIEAISFILARDGWNVKTHSNGHDAVDVVRTRSPDLIILDVMLPGKSGFDILAEIRQDEQLGRTPVLMLTARGQQKDREMAERAGANRFMTKPFSNAEVLEAVRAMLPS, from the coding sequence ATGAGCAAACAAGTTCTTGTCATTGAGGACGAACAAAATATTATTGAGGCGATCAGCTTTATCCTAGCGCGTGATGGATGGAACGTTAAAACCCATTCTAACGGTCATGATGCGGTGGATGTCGTACGTACGCGCTCACCTGATCTGATCATTCTTGATGTGATGCTACCGGGGAAAAGCGGTTTCGATATTCTGGCAGAAATTCGTCAAGATGAACAACTGGGCCGTACGCCGGTCCTGATGCTGACCGCGCGCGGGCAGCAAAAAGATCGCGAAATGGCAGAACGTGCCGGGGCAAACCGATTCATGACTAAACCCTTTTCCAATGCCGAAGTATTAGAAGCCGTTCGTGCGATGTTGCCATCATGA